A genome region from Columba livia isolate bColLiv1 breed racing homer chromosome 2, bColLiv1.pat.W.v2, whole genome shotgun sequence includes the following:
- the SDCBP gene encoding syntenin-1 → MSLYPSLEDLKVDKVIQAQTAFSSNPANPAILSEASAPIPHDGGLYPRLYPELSQYMGLSLSEEEVQRNLPVAAAAQPQGQLVTRPSTNYMVAPVTGNDIGIRRAEIKQGIREAILCKDQDGKIGLRLKSVDNGIFVQLVQANSPASLAGLRFGDQVLQINGENCAGWSSDKAHKVLKQASGERISMIIRDRPFERIITMHKDSTGHVGFIFKNGKITSIVKDSSAARNGLLTEHNICEINGQNVIGLKDPQIADILATAGNVVTITVMPSSIYEYIIKRMATSIMKSLMDHSIPEV, encoded by the exons ATGTCTCTCTATCCTTCCCTGGAAGATCTGAAGGTGGACAAAGTTATTCAG gCTCAGACTGCATTTTCTTCAAATCCAGCTAATCCAGCAATCTTGTCTGAGGCTTCTGCTCCCATTCCTCATGATGGAG GCTTGTACCCCAGACTGTATCCGGAACTTTCCCAGTATATGGGCCTGAGCCTCAGTGAGGAAGAAGTGCAGAGAAACCTGccagtggcagcagctgctcagccacAGGGT cAACTGGTAACACGACCTTCTACTAATTACATGGTAGCTCCGGTGACAGGAAATGATATTGGAATTCGCAGAGCAGAGATTAAGCAAGGCATCCGCGAAGCAATTTTATGTAAAGATCAAGATGGCAAAATTGGACTTCGCCTTAAGTCTGTTGACAAT GGTATATTTGTCCAGTTAGTTCAGGCAAACTCTCCAGCATCCCTCGCTGGTCTGCGGTTTGGAGACCAAGTTCTGCAGATCAATGGTGAAAACTGCGCAGGATGGAGTTCTGATAAAGCGCATAAAGTGCTGAAACAGGCTTCTGGAGAAAGGATTTCCATGATCATTCGGGACAG GCCTTTTGAACGAATTATTACTATGCATAAGGACAGCACAGGACATGTTGGTTTCATATTcaagaatggaaaaataacCTCAATAGTGAAAGATAGTTCTGCTGCAAGAAATGGGCTTCTTACAGAGCACAACATCTGTGAAATCAACGGCCAGAATGTAATTGGATTGAAG GACCCCCAGATTGCAGACATCTTGGCAACAGCTGGAAACGTAGTGACCATTACTGTCATGCCTTCCAGTATTTATGAGTATATAATAAAGAG gaTGGCAACTAGCATTATGAAAAGCCTGATGGATCACTCCATTCCTGAAGTGTAA